The sequence CGAGCAGGGCGCGGGGGCGACCCCGGACGACGAGCAGGCGTCGTCGACCGACGACGCGCTGCCCCAGGACGGGGTGACTCCGGCGTCGTCCGCCGCGGCCGCATCCGACTCGCTCCCGGACGCCATCATCGACCCCGACGCCACCGTCGTCGTCACCCACGACCGCATCGAGCAGGTGGACCTGCAGCTCGAGATGCAGCGCTCCTTCCTCGACTACGCGATGAGCGTCATCGTGCAGCGCGCGCTGCCCGAGGTCCGCGACGGGCTGAAGCCCGTGCACCGCCGCGTGATCTACGCGATGTACGACGGCGGCTACCGCCCCGACCGCTCGTTCTTCAAGTCGGCCCGCGTGGTCGGCGAGGTCATGGGGCAGTTCCACCCGCACGGCGACTCGTCGATCTACGACGCGCTCGTCCGCCTCGTCCAGCCGTGGAGCCTCCGCTACCCGCTCGCGCTCGGCCAGGGCAACTTCGGGTCGGCCGGCAACGACGGCGCCGCGGCCCCCCGGTACACCGAGACCAAGATGGCCCCGCTCGCCATGGAGATGGTCCGGGACATCACCGAGGACACGGTCGACTTCCAGGACAACTACGACGGCCGCACGCTGGAGCCGAAGATCCTGCCGTCGCGCTTCCCGAACCTGCTGGTGAACGGATCCGTGGGCATCGCCGTCGGCATGGCCACCAACATCCCGCCGCACAACCTCCGCGAGGTCGCGGCCGGCGCGCAGTGGCTGCTCGCCAACCCGGACGCGAACCGGGAGGAGCTGCTCGAGGCGCTCCTCGAGCGGATCAAGGGCCCGGACTTCCCGACGGGCGCCCAGGTGCTCGGCACCAAGGGCATCATCGACGCGTACCGCACGGGCCGCGGATCGATCACGATGCGCGCGGTCGTCGCGGTCGAGGAGATCCAGGGTCGCGTGTGCCTCGTGGTCACCGAGCTCCCGTACCAGGTCAACCCCGACAACCTCGCGATCAAGATCGCCGAGCTCGTGAAGGACGGCAAGCTCGGCGGCGTCGCCGACATCCGCGACGAGACCTCGGGCCGCACCGGCCAGCGCCTCGTCATCGTGCTGAAGCGCGACGCCGTCGCCAAGGTCGTGCTGAACAACCTCTACAAGCACACGCAGCTGCAGGAGAACTTCGGCGCGAACATGCTCGCGATCGTCGACGGGATCCCGCGCACGCTCGCGCTCGACGGCTTCATCTCCGCGTGGATCGACCACCAGATCGACGTCATCGTCCGCCGCACGCAGTACCGCCTGAACGAGGCCGAGGCGCGCGCCCACATCCTGCGCGGCTACCTCAAGGCGCTCGACGCCCTCGACGAGGTCATCGCGCTGATCCGCCGGTCGGAGACGGTCGAGGTCGCGCGCAGCGGGCTGATGCGGCTGCTCGACATCGACGAGCTCCAGGCCAACGCGATCCTCGAGATGCAGCTCCGCCGGCTCGCCGCGCTCGAGCGCCAGAAGATCCAGGACCAGGCGGCCGAGCTCGAGGAGCGCATCGCCGAGTACAAGCACATCCTCGCGACGCCCTCCGTGCAGCGGGAGATCATCAGCACCGAGCTGCAGGAGATCACCGACAAGTACGGCGACGACCGGCGCACGGAGATCATGCTCGGCTTCGACGGCGACATGAGCATGGAGGACCTCATCCCCGAGGAGGAGATGGTGGTCACGGTCACGCGCGGCGGGTACATCAAGCGCACGCGCATCGACAACTACCGCAGCCAGCACCGCGGCGGCAAGGGCGTCCGCGGCGCGCAGCTGCGGGCGGACGACGTGGTCGAGCACTTCTTCGTCACCACGACGCACCACTGGCTCCTCTTCCTCACCGACAAGGGCCGCGTCTACCGCGCGAAGGCGTACGAGCTCCAGGAGGCCGGCCGCGACGCGAAGGGCCAGCACGTCGCCAACCTGCTCGCCATGCAGCCGGACGAGGAGATCCAGCAGGTCCTCGACATCCGCGACTACCAGGTGGCGCAGTACCTCGTGCTCGCGACCCGCGACGGCCTGATGAAGAAGACGGCCCTCACCGAGTACGACACGAACCGCACGGGCGGCATCATCGCGATCAACCTCCGCGACGGTGACGCGCTCGTCTCGGCGCTGCTCGTGGACGAGGACGACGACCTGCTCCTCGTCTCCCGCAAGGGCATGTCGCTGCGGTTCTCCGCCGACAACCAGGCGCTGCGTCCGATGGGCCGGTCCACCTCGGGCGTGAAGGGCATGACCTTCCGCGGCGACGACACGCTGCTCAGCGCGTCGGTCGTCGGCGAGCAGGGCTTCGTGTTCGTCGTCACCGAGGGCGGCTTCGCCAAGCGCACCGCGGCGGACCAGTACCGCGTGCAGAACCGCGGCGGCATGGGCATCAAGGTGGCCAAGCTGCAGGACGCCCGGGGCGACCTCGCGGGGGCCCTGATCGTGGGCGAGGAGGACGAGATCCTCGTCGTGCTCGCCAGCGGCAAGGTGGTACGCTCTGCGGTGGCCGAGGTCCCGGCGAAGGGCAGAGACACCATGGGTGTCGTGTTCGCCCGATTCGCGGACGACGACAGGATCATCTCACTGGCCAAGAACTCCGAACGCAACCTGGTGGTCCCCGAAGCTGCGCCCGACGCGTCCGACGGTACCGCTGCTGGGAAGGAAACACCTGATGAGTAGTGTCGCCGAGAAGCTCGCGAAGAAGTCGTCGCGGGCCACCACCACCAAGCAGGTGCGTCTCAAGCTCGTGTACGTCGACTTCTGGTCGGCGCTGAAGCTCGCGTTCCTCTTCTCGGTGGTGCTCGGCATCATCACCGTCGTGGCCACGTTCCTCATCTACATCGTGCTGCAGACCACGAACGTCTTCGGCACGGTGGACCAGCTGTTCCAGGAGGTCTCCGGATCCACGGACTTCTCCCTCCAGGACGTCTTCGGCCTGGGTCAGGTGCTCGGCTTCGCCATCGTGGTGGCCGTGCTCAACATCGTCGTCGGCACCGTGCTCGGTGCGGTGGCCGCGCTGCTGTACAACCTCAGCGTGCGCATCACCGGCGGTGTGCTCGTCGGCTTCACCAACGCGTAGCCGATTGGGAGAAACGGGCAGGCGTACGGTAACGTGTACCTGCCCGATGGGGATATAGCTCAGTTGGTTAGAGCGCTTCACTGATAATGAAGAGGTCCCAGGTTCAAATCCTGGTATCCCCACCAACACCCCCGGATCCGTGTGATCCGGGGGCATGGCGGGAAACGAGTCGGTAGGCCGCGAGGCGGTCCGAGGCTCGCCGATCGGGGTCATAGCTCAATTGGTAGAGCGCCTGCTTTGCAAGCAGGAGGTCCGGGGTTCGATTCCCCGTGACTCCACACCAGGCCCCTCTCGGGTCCGCCGCTCGCCGTCCGCGGCTCGAGCGCATCCATCAGGTCCGTCGCCGGACGCTTCCCGCGTCGCCGACCTCGTCATCGTCCATGACAGCTGCACGTACGACGAAGGCCCGGACACCTCAGGTGTCCGGGCCTTCGGGCGGTCGCGCGGCGACCGGGATGCGGTGATCAGCTCGCGGGCTGGTCCTTCGCGGTCGCGTCGACGGCCTCGGGCTCGTCGTCGGCGATCCACAGGTCGTCATCGGCGCGGAACGTCTGGTACAGCGCGTACCCGACACCGCCCACGACGACGACGCCGAGCGCGATGAGGGCGACTCCGCCGAAGCCGAGGCCCTTCTTCGCGGGCGCCGCCTGGGGCACGTAGCGGCCGACGTACGAGCGGCCGTTGTCGACGTAGTGCTTGCCGAACTCCTGCGCCTTCGAGGAGACCTTGCCGGCCTTCTTGACGGCGTCCTTCACCTGCTTGCTGTTGCGGATGCCCTCGGTCGCGGCGACGGCGGATCCGGCGGCACCGGCGACGGCCGGGAGGACCGTGTGCGTGAAGCCCTTGTAGGCCGAGTCGGCCGCCGTGCGCACGCGCTCGGCGCCGGCCTCGTAGCCGGGACGGATGTGGTCGTCGACGCCGCGCTTGACGGCGGGGACGACGTGCTGGTCGGAGAGCTTGCGGGCGGTGTGCGCGGCCTCGGCCACGACGACGTTGGCCCGGTCGAGGACCTCGCGCTGCTCCTTGAGGACGGCGGCCGCATGGGTGCGGAGCTTCGCCAACTCCTTCTTGTTCTTGCGTGACAGACCCAAGGGGACCTCCATCGGTGTGATTTCGCCAGGATCTTCAGTCTGGCACGGGTGCCACTGCGGGCAAACACGGTGGTCCCTGTGCGTCCGCCGAGTCCCAGCTCCGCCGTGAGACCATTGCTCCATGTCTGCGCACACTCACGTCGCCACCATGACGACCAACCACGGCACCATCGTCCTCAACCTCTTCGGGTCGCACGCGCCCCAGACCGTCGAGAACTTCGTCGGCCTCGCCACCGGCGAGAAGGAGTGGACCCACCCCCAGACCGGCAAGAAGTCGAACGACCCGCTGTACGACGGCGTCGTCTTCCACCGCATCATCAAGGACTTCATGCTCCAGGGCGGCGACCCGCTCGGCCAGGGCACCGGCGGGCCCGGCTACCAGTTCGACGACGAGATCAGCCGCGACCTCGACTTCTCGAAGCCCTACATCCTCGCCATGGCGAACGCCGGCACGCAGGGCGGCCGCGGCACCAACGGCTCGCAGTTCTTCATCACCACGGCGCCCACCACGTGGCTCCAGGGCAAGCACACGATCTTCGGCGAGGTGGCCGACGACGCGTCGAAGAAGGTCGTCGACGCCCTCAACGCCGTCGCGACCGACGGCCGCGACCGTCCCCGCGAGGACGTCGTGATCGAGAGCGTCACCGTCGAGAAGGTCTGATGACCGACTCACCCCGTACGGCGGCCGACCGCTGCTACCGGCACCCCGACCGGCAGAGCTTCGTGCTGTGCCAGCGATGCGGGCGGACCATCTGCCCCGAGTGCCAGACGCCGGCCGCCGTCGGGGTGATCTGCCCGGAGGACATGAAGGAGCAGCGTCGCACCGCTCCTCGGTCCCGGGTATCCTTCGTCACGCGGATGACGCGGAGCTCCGCGCCCGTCGCGACCTACGGGATCATGGCCGTCTGCGCCGTGGTCTGGATCCTGCAGGTGCTGCCGATCGTCGGCGGATACGTCACGACGTCGCTCTGGTTCGCACCGGTCTACGGCAGCGTCGCCTCCGGTGACTACGAGCCGTGGCGCATGCTGACGAGCGCGTTCACGCACTCCCCGGACAGCATCTTCCACATCTTGCTCAACATGCTGTCGGTCTTCGTCTTCGGCCGCGTCCTCGAGCCCATGCTCGGGCGCGTGCGTTTCCTCGCGCTCTTCCTGATCTCGGCCATGGGCGGATCCCTCGCCGTCGAGGTGATCGGCGCCGCCATGGGCGACTCGTTGACCGCCGTCGTCGGCGCCTCGGGGGCGATCTTCGGGCTCATGGGCGGCTACTTCGTCCTCGCACGGAAGCTCGGCGGCAACGTCGGTCCGCTCCTGGGCATCATCGTGCTGAACCTCCTGCTCGGCTTCGTGGTCCAGGGCGTCTCCTGGCAGGCCCACGTGGGAGGGCTCGTCACCGGAGCGGTCGTGGCGCTCGTGCTCCTGCGCACGAGGGATCCCCGGCAGCGCGGCGCGCAAGTCGGCTCGCTGGCCGCCCTGGCTGCGGCGATCGTGGTCGCGGCGGCCGTGTTCCCGGTCGCCATCTAGATCAGCCCCCCGTCTCGCCCCGCGTCGCTCTCCCCGAGCGCCGCGGGGCTTCGTCGTCTCCGCCATCGCAGTTAGCCGGCGGCGCGCGCACCCATCGCCGCCAGCGGGGTTATCCACAGGCCAGTCCACAGTGGGGATAGTTACACGCGTGTCATTAGCTGTGAGCGACACGAGCGTCCCGAGGTGAGGCAGGGAGCTGGGGCGGGGGCGGATCCGGATCGCGGCGGGCTTGTGCGCGTAACCAGTTCGGCTGGATCGTGGGCCATGCGTCGGTCGTGCGGTTCTCCACATGTGTGGAGGCTTGTGCACAGGCCTGCTGTGGACAACAGCCCGGGCGGGCGCGAGCCGGGAACGCAGAAGAGCCCGCCACCGGGGAGGTGACGGGCTCTTCTGCAATGAGGTGCGCTGCGGTCAGCGCCACCTGGTGGTCATGAGGAAGCCGACGAGGATGAGCCCGAAGCCGATGAGGATGTTGCCGACGCCGAGGTCGGGGATGGGGAAGGCGTTGAGGCTGACGTAGTAGACGATCAGCCACGCGAGGCCCACGAGCATGAAGCCGAACATGATGGGCTTGAACCACACGGGGTTCGGGGCGTCCTCGTCGCGCACGCGTTCCTGGCGGGAGGGTCTCGTCGTCTTGTCGCGGGCCATGGCGAGATTCTAGCCGTACCCTCCTCCACGGGGCCCGGACCATGCGCGCGTCCACGGGTCGGCCGCCGGGGCCTCCTTGCGAGGTCGGCCACCTACAATCGGCACATGAGCCCACAGGATCCTGCCCCCTCCCGTCGTGCCACGCGGCGCCGCGGCAGGCGGAACGACGTGCTGCTCGGCACGGTGGGCGTCCTCGGCGAGCTCCTCCTCACGGCCGGCGTGCTCATCATGCTGTTCCTGGGCTGGCAGCTGTGGTTCAACGACATCGTGGTGAGCAGCGGGCAGCGGGACCAGGCGCTGGAGAACAGCAGGAGCTGGGCCACGGCGGCACCGCAGGCGGAGGCTTCCCCGGATCCCGCCGCGTCGCCGGATCCCGCCGCGTCGCCCGCGGCGCCCGGGGACCCCGTGATCACCGCGGCGCCGGCGTCCGACGCCACCGACTTCGGGAACATCTACATCCCCCGGTTCGGGCCGGACTACGTCGTGCCCGTCGCGACGGGCGTCGGCCTCGGGAACGTCCTCAACCACGGCAAGATCGGACACTACCGCGAGACCCAGATGCCCGGGCAGGTGGGGAACTTCGCGGTCGCGGCCCACCGCACCACGTACGGGAAGCCCTTCAACCAGATCACGGACCTCCGGGTGGGCGACGCCATCGTGGTCGAGACGCAGGACGGCTGGTACACGTACCGGTTCCGTACACTCGAGTACGTGAAGCCCACCGGAGTCGACGTGCTCAACCCGGTGCCGCAGGCACCCGATGCGCAGCCGGGGGACCGGATCCTCACCATGACGAGCTGCAACCCGCTCTTCTCGGCGGCCGAGCGCGTGGTGGCCTACAGCGTCTTCGAGTCCTGGCAGCCGCGGTCCGACGCCGCGACGCCGGCCGCACTCGCCGGCACGTCGTTCGCGAAGGCGGGTTGAGCGTGTACGCGGCGTTCTGGCGCATCCTCCCCGGGCCGGTGTGGGTGAGGCTCCTCATCATCCTGGTGCTGCTCGCGGCCATCCTCTTCTCGCTCGTCGCCTGGGTGTTCCCCTGGGTCGACTCCATCGTCAACACCCAGGAAGTCACGGTGCATCAGTGACACGCGTCCTCGTCATCGACAACTACGACAGCTTCGTCTACACGCTCAACGGGTACCTGCAGCAGCTGGGCGCCGAGACCGTGGTCATGCGCAACGACGACCACGACGGCGCCGACATGGCCGGGGTGATCTCGGAGTACGACGCGGTCCTCGTGTCCCCTGGACCGGGCAAGCCGTCGGAGGCCGGCGTCTCCATCCCCACCGTCACGGCCGCGCTCGACGCGGGCACGCCCCTGCTCGGCGTGTGCCTCGGGCACCAGGCGATCGCGGAGGCCTTCGGAGCCACGGTGACCAACGCCGAGGAGCTCATGCACGGCAAGACCTCGCTCGTCACGCACGACGACGGCGACTTCTACCTCGGCGTGCCGCAGCCGTTCACCGCCACGCGGTACCACTCGCTCGCGGTCGTCGACGGCACGGTCCCCTCCGACCTGGTCGTCACGTCGCGCACGGAGGGCGGCGTGATCATGGGCCTCCGGCACGAGGCCGCGCCCATCGTCGGCGTGCAGTTCCACCCGGAGTCCGTGCTCACCGAGGGCGGTTACCGCATGCTCGGCAACTGGCTCGAGGGCGCGGGGCTCGCGGGTGCGCGCGACACGTCGTCGCGGCTGTCGCCGCTCGTCCGGGTCGCCTGAGAGCGAGCCCGCGGTACGGGGTGACGACGGATCGGCCGGCCTCGCCGGTCCTGTGACGAGAGATCACCCGGCGCGAGCGTCAGCACGAGGCCGCTTCACCGATCCGGTGGCTCTGGTGAGGCGCGGATCAGCCTCGGGATGGACCCGGCGTGGGGCTGGGGGAGGTGGGCGGCGGGGTGCTGCGGACCGCGCCCGTGCAGTAGGTGAGCGTCACGGTGGAGCGCTGGGCGACGTCGCCGGGCGCGACGGACTGCTGGCTCACCGGTGACCCGTCGGCGCGGCCGCAGGACGGATCACGTCGCGTGGTCACGACGAGCTCCGACTCCTCGAGGAGCTTCTGCGCGTCCGCGAGCGGCTGGCCCATCACGTCCGGCATGCTGACCTTGCCGTTCGACAGGATGAGCTTGACGGCGGATCCCTGGGCGAGCTGCTGGGACGCCGCGGGCTCCGACTGCATGACCACGCCGTCCGGCACGGTGGGCGACGACTGCCGGACCACCTCTCCCACCGTGAGGCCGGCGGCCTGGAGGTTCGCGGTGGCCGTGCCCTCGTCCAGGTTCACGACGTTCGGGACCTGGACCTTCGGCGGACCCGAGGAGACGAAGACGTCGACCTCGGTCTTCGAGGCGACGTTCTCGCCCGGATCCGGGTTGGTGCGCAGCACGATGCCCTCCGCGACCGAGGTGCTGGCCTCGTCGCGCTCGAGGGGGACGAGGCCCGCCTCCTCCAGCGCGGCGGCGGCGCTGGAGTAGGTGGTGCCCGCGACGTCCGGGACGGTCGGGCTGATGTCGGGCGGACCGATGGAGCTGAGGTTCGTGACCCAGATGACCACGGCGATGAGGATCACGACGACGACGGTGACGCCCGCCCAGATCCACGGCACGGGCGGACGGCTCTGCGTGCGGACGGTGCGGTCGTCGTCGACGCCGAGCTGGCGGAGCGCCTGCTGGGAGGACGTCGGACCGGCCGGGGCGCCGAAGAGGGTGGCGCCCACGTCATGGGTCGGCGCCTCGCGGGGCGCGAGGACGCCCGCGGCGGCGAGGTCGAGGTCGGTGCGGAAGTCGGCCGCGGTCTGGAAGCGCGCGTACCGGTCCTTCGCCATGGCGTGCAGGACGACCTGGTCGAGCTGGGGGGACACGTCCTCCTGGACGGCGCTGGGGGCGACCGGCGTCTCGCTGACGTGCTGGTACGCGACGGCCACGGCGGTGTCGGCGCGGAAGGGAGCCTGGCCCGTGAGCATCTCGAAGAGGACGACGCCGGCGGAGTAGAGGTCGGTGCGCGCGTCCACCGACTCGCCCTTGGCCTGCTCGGGGGAGAAGTAGCGGGCGGTGCCGAGGATGGCCGTGGTCTGGGCGATGGTGGCGGAGGTGTCGGAGACGGCGCGGGCGATGCCGAAGTCCATGACCTTCACCTGGCCGGTGGGCGTGACCATGATGTTGCCCGGCTTGATGTCGCGGTGGACGACGCCGGCGCGGTGCGAGTACTCGAGGGCCGTGAGCACCTGGCGCATGATGCGGACGGCCTCGTCCGGGTCGAGCGGACCGTCGGTGATGACGTCCTTGAGGAGGCGGCCCTCGACGCGCTCCATGACGATGAACGGGACCGTGTGGGACGCGCCGTCCTGGTCGGTGACGACGTCCTCGCCCGCGTCGAAGACGCGCACGATCGTGGGGTGGGACATGCGCGCGGCGGCCTGGGCCTCCTGGCGGAAGCGGCTGCGGAAGGCCGGATCCTCGGCGAGGCCGCGGCGCAGGACCTTGACGGCGACACGGCGTCCGAGGCGCGAGTCGACGCCCTCGAACACGTCCGCCATGCCCCCGCGACCCAGCAGCGCCCCGACCTCGTAGCGGCCGCCCAGCACACGCGTGTCGGTCACGGACTGCCTCTCGTCGGGATCGGGATTCGGACGGGGATGAGCTTACCGGGGCTCCGCTGGGTGTCCGGGCGGGCTCCCGGGTGCCCGGGTCCGGCCGCCGACGCGGGGTCGGCAGCCGGGCGTGGAGCCCGACTCAGGGGATGCGGTGCGAGCTGGAGGCGAGCGAGCGCTCGTCCGTGCGGCCGGGTGCCGGCGTCGGACCCGAGCCGGTCGTGCCGCCGTTCCCGCCGCCGTTCCCGCCGCCGTTCCCGCCGCCGGTGCCGCCGCCGTTCCCGCCGCCGGCGCCTCCGCCCGTGCCGGTGCCGCCCGGGGCCGCCTCGACGGTGATGGTGACCGTGCTGCTGTACGGCGACTCGTTGGTGCCGCAGATGGCGAGGTACTTGACGGTGAACGTGCCGGGGTTCGTGCCCGCCTTGATCTCGCCGGACGTGGTCTGGGCGTTGGTCGGGTTGGTGCTGCCGCCCCACGTGCCGGTGGCGCCGCCCGAGACCGAGTCGGTCTGGATCTGGTAGCCGTTGAGCGTCTGCCCGGCCGGGCACGAGTACGCGGGCCAGGAGATGTCGACCGCCTGGCCGGCGCGCACCGTCGTGGGGGTGACTGTGGGCGTCGCCGGGGCTGCGGTCGGCAGGGTCTGCGGTCCGTAGGCGGTGATCTGGATGGTGGCCCCCTTCGCGACGCTGCCCGTGGGCGTGATCGCGGTGACGCGGCCCTCCTCCTCGCCGGACGGCGCGGCGCTGCCGGTGACGACGGTGACCTTGAGGCCGAGGGCGGTGAGCTCGTTCGAGACCGTCTTCTGGTCACGGCCGATGTAGTCGTCGCGGTTGACCTCGACGGTGCTCGCGGTCGGCGTCGGCGTGGGGGTCGGCGTCGGCGTGGGGCTGGGGGTCGGCGAGGCGCTCGTCTCGGTGGGCGCCGGAGCGGGATCCGCGGAGTCGCGGCCTGCGGTGAGGGCGATGGCCCCGGCGACGATGGCCCCGATGACGAGGAGGGCGACGACGACGAAGATCCAGATGGCGCGCTTGCGGGCGCGCGGCTGCTCGGGCTCCTCGTCGTCCTCGTCGTCGAAGACGAGGGGGGCCGCGGCGCCGGCGCGGGGGCCGGACGACGACAGCACCGTCGTGGCGCCCGTGTCGACGCCCCGGCCGGACGGCATGAGCTGTGTGGCCTGGGTGGCGGCGCCCGGG is a genomic window of Clavibacter capsici containing:
- a CDS encoding cell division protein CrgA → MARDKTTRPSRQERVRDEDAPNPVWFKPIMFGFMLVGLAWLIVYYVSLNAFPIPDLGVGNILIGFGLILVGFLMTTRWR
- a CDS encoding class E sortase; translated protein: MSPQDPAPSRRATRRRGRRNDVLLGTVGVLGELLLTAGVLIMLFLGWQLWFNDIVVSSGQRDQALENSRSWATAAPQAEASPDPAASPDPAASPAAPGDPVITAAPASDATDFGNIYIPRFGPDYVVPVATGVGLGNVLNHGKIGHYRETQMPGQVGNFAVAAHRTTYGKPFNQITDLRVGDAIVVETQDGWYTYRFRTLEYVKPTGVDVLNPVPQAPDAQPGDRILTMTSCNPLFSAAERVVAYSVFESWQPRSDAATPAALAGTSFAKAG
- a CDS encoding DUF3566 domain-containing protein, producing the protein MSSVAEKLAKKSSRATTTKQVRLKLVYVDFWSALKLAFLFSVVLGIITVVATFLIYIVLQTTNVFGTVDQLFQEVSGSTDFSLQDVFGLGQVLGFAIVVAVLNIVVGTVLGAVAALLYNLSVRITGGVLVGFTNA
- a CDS encoding protein kinase domain-containing protein gives rise to the protein MRPTSGLTFGGRYQLGDRIAIGGMGEVWEATDLVIGRKVAIKILKDEYLGDPGFLERFRAEARHAALVNHEGIANVFDYGEEDGSAFLVMELVPGEALSTILERERVLSTDKVLDIIAQTALALHAAHQAGLVHRDIKPGNLLITPDGRVKITDFGIARIADQVPLTATGQVMGTVQYLSPEQASGHPASPSTDVYSMGIVAYECLAGRRPFTGESQVAIAMAQINEQPPELPVTVAEPVRNLVMACIAKKPADRPQSAAHLARAAQALRRGDVGTATIAVAAVAGAAALADPGAATQATQLMPSGRGVDTGATTVLSSSGPRAGAAAPLVFDDEDDEEPEQPRARKRAIWIFVVVALLVIGAIVAGAIALTAGRDSADPAPAPTETSASPTPSPTPTPTPTPTPTASTVEVNRDDYIGRDQKTVSNELTALGLKVTVVTGSAAPSGEEEGRVTAITPTGSVAKGATIQITAYGPQTLPTAAPATPTVTPTTVRAGQAVDISWPAYSCPAGQTLNGYQIQTDSVSGGATGTWGGSTNPTNAQTTSGEIKAGTNPGTFTVKYLAICGTNESPYSSTVTITVEAAPGGTGTGGGAGGGNGGGTGGGNGGGNGGGNGGTTGSGPTPAPGRTDERSLASSSHRIP
- the gyrA gene encoding DNA gyrase subunit A, giving the protein MADDITPDDEQGAGATPDDEQASSTDDALPQDGVTPASSAAAASDSLPDAIIDPDATVVVTHDRIEQVDLQLEMQRSFLDYAMSVIVQRALPEVRDGLKPVHRRVIYAMYDGGYRPDRSFFKSARVVGEVMGQFHPHGDSSIYDALVRLVQPWSLRYPLALGQGNFGSAGNDGAAAPRYTETKMAPLAMEMVRDITEDTVDFQDNYDGRTLEPKILPSRFPNLLVNGSVGIAVGMATNIPPHNLREVAAGAQWLLANPDANREELLEALLERIKGPDFPTGAQVLGTKGIIDAYRTGRGSITMRAVVAVEEIQGRVCLVVTELPYQVNPDNLAIKIAELVKDGKLGGVADIRDETSGRTGQRLVIVLKRDAVAKVVLNNLYKHTQLQENFGANMLAIVDGIPRTLALDGFISAWIDHQIDVIVRRTQYRLNEAEARAHILRGYLKALDALDEVIALIRRSETVEVARSGLMRLLDIDELQANAILEMQLRRLAALERQKIQDQAAELEERIAEYKHILATPSVQREIISTELQEITDKYGDDRRTEIMLGFDGDMSMEDLIPEEEMVVTVTRGGYIKRTRIDNYRSQHRGGKGVRGAQLRADDVVEHFFVTTTHHWLLFLTDKGRVYRAKAYELQEAGRDAKGQHVANLLAMQPDEEIQQVLDIRDYQVAQYLVLATRDGLMKKTALTEYDTNRTGGIIAINLRDGDALVSALLVDEDDDLLLVSRKGMSLRFSADNQALRPMGRSTSGVKGMTFRGDDTLLSASVVGEQGFVFVVTEGGFAKRTAADQYRVQNRGGMGIKVAKLQDARGDLAGALIVGEEDEILVVLASGKVVRSAVAEVPAKGRDTMGVVFARFADDDRIISLAKNSERNLVVPEAAPDASDGTAAGKETPDE
- the pknB gene encoding Stk1 family PASTA domain-containing Ser/Thr kinase, producing MTDTRVLGGRYEVGALLGRGGMADVFEGVDSRLGRRVAVKVLRRGLAEDPAFRSRFRQEAQAAARMSHPTIVRVFDAGEDVVTDQDGASHTVPFIVMERVEGRLLKDVITDGPLDPDEAVRIMRQVLTALEYSHRAGVVHRDIKPGNIMVTPTGQVKVMDFGIARAVSDTSATIAQTTAILGTARYFSPEQAKGESVDARTDLYSAGVVLFEMLTGQAPFRADTAVAVAYQHVSETPVAPSAVQEDVSPQLDQVVLHAMAKDRYARFQTAADFRTDLDLAAAGVLAPREAPTHDVGATLFGAPAGPTSSQQALRQLGVDDDRTVRTQSRPPVPWIWAGVTVVVVILIAVVIWVTNLSSIGPPDISPTVPDVAGTTYSSAAAALEEAGLVPLERDEASTSVAEGIVLRTNPDPGENVASKTEVDVFVSSGPPKVQVPNVVNLDEGTATANLQAAGLTVGEVVRQSSPTVPDGVVMQSEPAASQQLAQGSAVKLILSNGKVSMPDVMGQPLADAQKLLEESELVVTTRRDPSCGRADGSPVSQQSVAPGDVAQRSTVTLTYCTGAVRSTPPPTSPSPTPGPSRG
- a CDS encoding anthranilate synthase component II; the encoded protein is MTRVLVIDNYDSFVYTLNGYLQQLGAETVVMRNDDHDGADMAGVISEYDAVLVSPGPGKPSEAGVSIPTVTAALDAGTPLLGVCLGHQAIAEAFGATVTNAEELMHGKTSLVTHDDGDFYLGVPQPFTATRYHSLAVVDGTVPSDLVVTSRTEGGVIMGLRHEAAPIVGVQFHPESVLTEGGYRMLGNWLEGAGLAGARDTSSRLSPLVRVA
- a CDS encoding rhomboid family intramembrane serine protease, which encodes MTDSPRTAADRCYRHPDRQSFVLCQRCGRTICPECQTPAAVGVICPEDMKEQRRTAPRSRVSFVTRMTRSSAPVATYGIMAVCAVVWILQVLPIVGGYVTTSLWFAPVYGSVASGDYEPWRMLTSAFTHSPDSIFHILLNMLSVFVFGRVLEPMLGRVRFLALFLISAMGGSLAVEVIGAAMGDSLTAVVGASGAIFGLMGGYFVLARKLGGNVGPLLGIIVLNLLLGFVVQGVSWQAHVGGLVTGAVVALVLLRTRDPRQRGAQVGSLAALAAAIVVAAAVFPVAI
- a CDS encoding peptidylprolyl isomerase — translated: MSAHTHVATMTTNHGTIVLNLFGSHAPQTVENFVGLATGEKEWTHPQTGKKSNDPLYDGVVFHRIIKDFMLQGGDPLGQGTGGPGYQFDDEISRDLDFSKPYILAMANAGTQGGRGTNGSQFFITTAPTTWLQGKHTIFGEVADDASKKVVDALNAVATDGRDRPREDVVIESVTVEKV